The sequence below is a genomic window from Micromonospora aurantiaca ATCC 27029.
ACAGGCCGGGCGAACGGGCAGGAGGAGCAGCGGTCGAGCCCGCACGCTGCCGGGCATGCGCGAACAGCCACCCGAACTCAGCGACCTGGCCGAGCGCCAGCAGCAGATCGTCACCCGGACGCAGCTGCTCGGCGTCGGATACGACGACATGTACCTGTACCGGCAGACCCGGCGCGGCCTGTGGCAGCGCGTGCTGCCGGCCACGTACGCGCTCGTCACCGGCACCCTCACCGACGAGCAACGACGAATCTCGGCGGCGCTCTACGCGGGCGCCGACGCCCAGCTCACCGGCCTGGCCGCCCTGATCTGGTACGGCTTCCGGCACAGTCCGCGCACCGCTGACGTACACCTGATCCTGCCGCACCACGTGCGGCGCCGCTCGGCCGGTCACGCGGTGATCGCGCGGGCCCTGGAGCTTGATCCGCGGGCCCGGCGGACCGCGCTGTACCCGGTGTGCTCGCCGGCCAGGGCGGTCGTGGACGCGGCCCGCGACCTGCGCCGGCTGCGGCCGGTACGGGCGACGGTGGCCGAGGCCGTGCAGCGCGGTTTCACCGACCTGGACAGCCTGGACGCGGAGATCCGCCGGGCCCGGCGCAGCCGCACCGCCCTGATCCGGAAGGCGTTCGCGGAGATCACCGACGGGGTCCGCTCGGCGCCGGAAACGGAACTGCGGGAGTGCCTGGGCGGCAGCGGCGTGCTCGGCGGGATCCTGTGGAACCCGCGGCTGTCGGCGGCCGACGGCACCCGCCTGCCGACGCCGGACGGCTACCTCGCCGACTGCGCGGTGGCGCTGGAGGTCGACTCGCGGGAGTACCACCTCAGCCCGAACGACTGGGCGCGGACGCTGGACCGGCACAACGAGCTGAGCCGGTACGGGGTGCTCATCCTGCACTTCACGCCGGCGCAGATCCGCCGGGAGCCGGGCCGTGTGCGGCGGATGGTGGAGGACGCGTACGCGGCCCGGCGCGGGCTGGGCGCCGGGACCGGCGTACGGGCGGAGCCGATCTCCCCCGGATGAGGGGTGTTAAGAAGGGGCCCCTTCTCTACGCGAGGCGTTAAGAAGGGGCCCTTCCTTACATCAGCTCAGCAGCCGGGCAGGCGCTCGATCAGGTAGCGCTCGACCTGGTCCAGGGAGACGCGCTCCTGGGTCATCGTGTCCCGGTTCCGGACCGTGACCGCGTTGTCGTCGAGCGTGTCGAAGTCGACTGTGACGCAGAACGGCGTGCCGATCTCGTCCTGCCGGCGGTAGCGGCGGCCGATCGCCTGCGAGTCGTCGAACTCGACCACCCAGCGCTTGCGCAGGTCGGTGGCGAGCTGCTTGGCCTTCGGCGACAGCGCCTCGTTGCGCGACAGCGGCAGCACGGCGACCTTGACCGGGGCCAGGCGCGGGTCGAACCGCATGACGGTGCGCTTGTCCACGCCGCCCTTGGTGTTCGGCGCCTCGTCCTCGTCGTACGCCTCGAGCAGGAACGCCAGCACCGCGCGGGTGAGGCCGGCGGCCGGCTCGATCACGTACGGCATCCAGCGCTCGCCCTTGCCCTGGTCGAAGTACGACAGGTCGACGCCGGAGTGCTTGCTGTGCGTGGCAAGGTCGAAGTCGGTGCGGTTGGCGATGCCCTCCAGCTCGGCGAACTCGCTGCCGCCGAACCGGAACCGGTACTCGATGTCGACGGTGCGCTTCGAGTAGTGGGAGAGCTTCTCCTTGGGGTGCTCGTAGAAGCGCAGGTTCTCCTCGGACAGGCCCAGGTCGAGGTACCAGTTCCAGCGCTCGGAGAGCCAGTACTCGTGCCACTGCTCGTCGGTGCCCGGCTCGACGAAGAACTCCATCTCCATCTGCTCGAACTCACGGGTCCGGAAGATGAAGTTGCCCGGGGTGATCTCGTTGCGGAACGACTTGCCGGTCTGCGCGATGCCGAACGGCGGCTTCTTGCGGGCGACCGTCTCCACGTTCTTGTAGTTGACGAAGATGCCCTGGGCGGTCTCCGGGCGCAGGTAGTGCATGCCCTCGTCGCTCTCCACCGGGCCCAGGTAGGTCTTCATCAGGCCGTTGAACATCTTCGGCTCGGTGAAGGTGCCCTTGTTGCCGCAGTTGGGGCAGTTCAGCTCCGTCAGCGAGGTCAGCGGCTTGCCGTGCTTGGCCTCGTACGCCTCTTCCAGGTGGTCGGCCCGGAACCGCTTGTGGCAGGACTGACACTCGGTCAGCGGGTCGACGAACTCGGCGATGTGGCCGCTGGCCTCCCAGACCTTGCGGGCCAGGATGACCGCCGAGTCGAGGCCGACGACGTCGTCGCGCTGCTGCACCATGGTCCGCCACCACTGCCGGCGGACGTTCTCCTTCAGCTCGACGCCGAGCGGACCATAGTCCCACGCCGACCGGGTGCCCCCGTAGATCTCGCTGGAGGGAAAGACGAAGCCCCGGCGCTTGGCGAGGCTGGTGACGGCGTCGATACGGTCGGCTGGCATGTTTCCTCCTACGCCGGCTGGCGGTCGGCGCGGTTGAGATGGATGGAACCGGGCTGTTCGGGACAACGGTACGACCGTGTCCGTCCCGAGCCCAGCAGAATACCGGGGGCCGGTCAGCTCACCCCGCAGACCTCCACGCCGCCCGTCTGCTGGTCCGGCGCGAGCGTCACGGTCTGCGCCTCCCGCCGGCCGCCGGCGAGCGTGACGTCCACCGGCACGGTGAGCGTGGTGAGGTCGACCTCGCCCACCCGGTAGCCGGAGATCTGCGGCTCGGTCGCCACCCGGCGCTCGAACTCGCGCCGGGGCTCGCGTCGCCGGATGTCGTCGCAGAGCGTGTCGTACGCCTTGGACCACTCCCGGGCCACGAGCGCCTGGTAGTAGTCGTTCGTGACCGCCCGGCCCTGCTCACCGATCGCCTGGGCGTTGCTCACCGCCAGGCCGACCACTGCCGCCCCGCCCCCACCGCAGCAGATCAGCACTGCGAGCGCGCCCGCGCCGAGGCCGAGCCAGAGCCGGGTCCGCCCGCCCTCGGTGGGCGGGGCGGCGAACGGCGGCGCGGCGCCGGGCCCCTGCGGCGGCGCGGGCACCCCGTGTTCCGCCGGCAGCGCGGGCGGAACGGATGACGGGGGTGGCGCGGCCGGTCCGGGAGCGGTCATACGCGCCAGGGTAGTGCCCCGGCACTCAGCGATACGGACCTGCGGCGCGATCGCTGGCGACGACGACGATCTCACCCTCGGGGGCGGCGCTGGCGAGCGTCTCGTACGCCGACGGCTCGTCCACCGATCGGGCGAGCAGCGGCACGGCGGTGACCTTGACGTCGAATCCGCCGAGCGCCCGCCGGTACGCACCGACCGACTCCCACTCGGTGATCAGGACCCAGTGGTCCGGGTCGTCGAGCGCCCGCAGCAGTTCACCGCGCAGGTAGCCGGGGCGGGCGGCGAGCGCGGCCAGCGCGGCGTGCGCCGCACGGGTGAACTCATCCACCGTTTCGGCTTCCACCACGAAGCGGTTGGTGACCAGCACGGGGTTCCTCCTCGTAGAGTTTGTGGCATGCAGCGTACGCAGAGTCCTGTGCTGTCCCGGTTGGCACGGCTCAACCCGACGGCGGTGTTCCTGGCCGCGCTGGCCCTGGTGCTTGTCGGCCTTTTCGCGCCCGGCCCGGCGGGCGGCGTCCTGCTGCTCGTGCTGGCCGGCGTGCTGGTCTGGCTGATGTCGGTCACCTGGCCGGTGCAGGCCCCGGCGACCCGGATGCTCCGGCTGGTGATGCTCACCTTGTTGATCGCGGTGGCGCTGGCGAAGCTCATGGTCGGCTGACTCGGGAAAGCAGAACCGAGCTGACCTGCGCTGACATGCAATCATGCGTTTTTGACAATAGTTTTCGTTGTCGCGGACAGTTGAGCCCATGACCGTTCGTGCACCTCGCCGTATCCTGACCGCCGCAGCCGCCGCCCTGCTCGCCGCCGCCGGCCTGACCGCCTGCGCGGACGGCACAGGCGGCGCGAGCGAGCCGGGCAGGGTCGACGTGGTGGCCGCGTTCTACCCGCTCCAGTTCCTGGCCGAGCGGATCGGCGGCGACACGGTCGCGGTCAGCAACCTGACCAAGCCCGGCGCCGAGCCGCACGACCTGGAACTCAACCCGCGGCAGGTCGGCCAGGTCGTCGACGCCGACGTGGTCGTCTACCTCAGCGGCTTCCAGCCGGCGGTGGACGAGGCGGTGGAGCAGAACGGCGGCGACCGCGCGTTCGACGTGGCGGGCGTGACGCCGCTGCGGGACGCGGCCGCCGGTGGCCACGACCACGATCACGAGGGCGAGGCCGGGCACGCCGAGGAGGGCGGCGGCAAGGACCCGCACGTCTGGCTCGACCCGACCCGGCTGGCCACCATCGGCGACAAGCTCGCCGAGCGCCTCGGCAAGGCCGACCCGGACCACGCCGCCGACTACACCGCCCGCGCCGGCGCGCTGCGCACCGAGCTGACGAAGCTGGACACCGAGTACGCCGACGGCCTGCGCACCTGCCAGCGCCGGGAGATCGTCACCAGCCACACCGCGTTCGGCTACCTGACCGAGCGCTACCAGCTGGAACAGATCGGCATCAGCGGGCTCACCCCGGAGTCCGAGCCGTCCCCGAAGCGCCTCGCCGAGGTCGCCGAGGAGGCCCGGGAGCACCAGGCCGGCACGATCTTCTTCGAGACCCTGGTCAGCCCGAAGGTCGCCGAGACGATCGCGCGTGAGGTCGGGGCGAAGACGGCCGTCCTGGACCCGCTGGAGGGCCCGCCCGCCGACGGCGACTACCTCTCCGCGATGCGCACCAACCTGCAGACCCTGCGAACCGCTCTGGACTGTTCATGACCTCACCCGTGATCGAGATCGCGCACGCCACAGTCGGCTACGACGGCCGCCCGGTGCTGCGGGACGTCTCGTTGACAGTGACCGCCGGCGAGGTGGTCGCCGTGCTCGGCGCCAACGGCTCCGGCAAGTCGACGCTCGTGCGCGCCGCGCTCGGCCTGGTGCCGGTCGGCGCCGGGTCGGTCGCCCTGTTCGGCACGCCGCAGCGCCGCTTCCGGCAGTGGCACCGCATCGGGTACGTGCCGCAGCGGCTCGGCGCGGGCAGCGGAGTACCAGCCACCGTGCGCGAGGTGGTGGCGTCCGGGCGGCTGGCCCGCCGGGGCGTGCTGCGTCCGGCCGGGCGGGCGGACCGGGAGGCGGTGGCGGCGGCGCTGGACGCGGTCGGGCTCGGCGACCGGGCCGGTGACCCGGTGTCCACGCTCTCCGGCGGCCAGCAGCAGCGCACCCTGATCGCCCGCGCGCTGGCCGGCGGGCCGGAGCTGCTGGTGCTGGACGAGCCGACCGCCGGGGTGGACGCGGCCAGCCAGGAGGCGTTCGCCGGGGCGCTGCGCGCGTTCCGCGACGGCGGCGGCACGGTCGTGCTCGTCGCGCACGAGCTGGGCCCGCTGCGCCCGCTGATCAGCCGGGCCGTGGTGGTGCACCAGGGCGGGATCGCCCACGACGGCGCGGTGCCCGAACCGGCCGGCCACCACGCCGACCCGGACCACGAGCACGTGCACCCGCACTGCGACGAGGAGCCCGCCCGGCTCTGGACAGGCATCTGAGATGGATCTCTTTCAGTACGACTTCATGCTCCGCGCCCTGGTCGGCGCGCTGATCATCGGGCTGGCCGCCCCGGCGCTCGGCATCTACCTGGTGCAGCGCCGGCTGGCGTTGATCGGTGACGGGCTCGGGCACGTGGCGCTCACCGGCGTCGGCGCGGGACTGCTGCTCAACCGCTCCCCCGTGCTGGTGGCGGTGATCGCCGCGACGCTCGGCGCGGTCGTGATCGAGCTGGTCCGCGCGTACGGGCGCACCTCCGGCGACCTGGCGCTGGCGTTGCTGTTCTACGGCGGCATCGCCGGTGGCGTGATGCTGGTCGGGCTGTCCGACGCCAGCAGCGGGTCGCTCAACGCGTACCTGTTCGGGTCGCTGACCACCACCTCCCGCACCGACCTGATCACCATCGGGGTGCTCGGCGTGGTGCTGCTGGTGACCATGCTGGTGCTGCGCCCGGCGCTGTTCGCGGTCTGCCACGACGAGGAGTACGCCCGGGTGTCCGGCCTGCCGGTGCGGGCGCTGAACCTGCTCATCGCGGTCGGCACCGCGGTCACGGTGACCATCGCCATGCGGGCGGTCGGGGTGCTGCTGATCAGCGCGCTGATGGTGGTGCCGGTGGCGACCGCGCAGCAGGTGACCCGGGGCTTCCGCTCGACCATGACGGCGGCCATGGCGCTGGGCCTGTTCGCGGCCGGCACCGGGGTCTGGGTGGCCGCCACCGCCGACACCGCGCCCGGCGCGTCGGTGGTGCTCGTGGCGATCGGCTCGTTCCTGCTGGTCGCGCTGGCGGCGGCCGGTGTGCGGGCGCTGCGGCGGCGGGTGCGGGCCGACCGGGCCACGCCGCCGCCCGAGCCGGTCGAGCACGAGGTGCTGCTGCGGTGAGGCCCTGCCCGCCGGCGCAGCTGGGATTGGTTACCGTTACAGGGTGACCGGCACGAACGGGTACGACGCCTTCGAGGGTGCGGGTGACCTGCTGCGCGCGCTCTCGGCCCCGATCCGGCTCGCGATCGTCAGCGAGCTGGCCGAGGGCGAACGCTGCGTGCACGAGCTGGTCGAGAAGCTCGGCGCGCCGCAGCCGCTGGTCTCCCAGCACCTGCGGGTGCTGCGGGGCGCCGGGGTGGTGCGCGGGTCGCGGCGCGGCCGGGAGATCGCGTACGCGCTGGTCGACGACCACGTCGCGCACATCGTGGCGGACGCGGTCAGTCACGCCGGTGAAGGGTCGCACTGAGCGGGAAATCGGCCACGTGCCGACGCGCCCGCGCCGTGGGACGCTATCCGGCGTGAAGATCTACGCCGACCGTTTTCCCACCGCCGTCCGCCAGTTCCTCACCGACCTGCTCGTGGTCGTCTGGGTGTACGCGGCGATCCGCTTCGCGCTGTGGCTGCACGACGTGGTCGAGAAGCTCGCCGTACCGGGGCAGAAGCTGGAGGGGGCCGGCGGCGGACTCGCCGACAACCTGGCCGACGCCGGCGGCAAGGTCGGCCGGGTGCCGATCGTCGGCGACGAGCTGACCGCGCCGTTCACCCGGGCCGCCGACGCCGCCCGCTCGGTCGCCGAGGCGGGCCGCGACCAGCAGGAGCTGGTCGGGCAGCTCGCGCTCGGGCTGACCGTCGCGGTGCTGGTGTTCCCGCTCGGCCTGGTGCTGTTCGGCTGGCTGCCGCTGCGCCTGCGCTGGATGCGCCGGGCCGGCGCGGCGAAGGCACTGGCGGGCGTCCCGGCCGGCCGGGACCTGCTGGCGCTGCGCGCGCTGGCCGGTCAGCCGCTGTCGAAGCTGACCCGGATCGCGCCCGACGTCGCCGAGGCGTGGCGGCGCGGCGACGACGCGACCGTCGACGCGCTCGCCGCGCTGGAGCTGCGCGAACTGGGGCTGCGCGGCGGCCGGTAAGGTGTGCCGGTGCTGTACTTCCTGATCGTCGTCGCCGTGCTGCTGCTGGGGTACGCAGGCGTGCTGGTGAGTTTCGTCCGCAAGGGCCGCAAGATCCCGCCGTCGGCGTACCTGGTGCTGGCCGGCCTCAACGGCCTGATCCTGGCCGGCATCCTGGCCTGGGCGATCGCGCGCTGACCGCCCAGGCGGCCGTCCGGGTGGGACGACCGCCGGGCGGGCGGAGCGGGGTCAGCCGGCGGGCGGGATGCGACGGCGTACGTCCTGCTCGGTGGACGGCCCCGGCTCCCAGCGGGCCACCCAGGGCAGGTCGGCGGGCGGGGTGACGACACCCTCCTCCACCGAGGCGTACCGGCCGGCGACGATCCGCTTGGCGGCGGCCACGTCGACCGAGTCGGTGTTCGACCACAGGCCGGTGAACAGCTCGTCGACGCGCAGCCGCGCCTGCCGGCAGAACAGGTCGGCCAGCTCGACGTTCTCCGGGTGCGCGTCCCGCTCGGCGTAGGCCCGGACGCAGACCGCGCTCATCGCGAACAGCTCCGCGCCGATGTCGACCACCCGGCCGAGGAACGCCTGCTTGCGCTCCATCTTCCCCTGCCACCGCGACATCGCGTAGAACGTCGACCGGGCCAGCTTGCGGGAGGCCCGCTCGACGTGGCGCAGGTGCCCGGCCAGCGGCCCGAACTCCTGGTACGCCCCGGGCGTCTGCCCCTTGCCGACGGCGAGCGTGGGCAGCCACCTCGCGTAGAAGGCGCCGGCCCGCGCACCCGCCTTCGCCTTGCGGCCCAGCCCCGCGTCGGGGTCGATGATGTCGCCCGCGACGGACAGGTGCGCGTCGACCGCCTCGCGGGCGATCAGCAGGTGCATGATCTCGGTGGAGCCCTCGAAGATCCGGTTGATCCGCAGGTCGCGCAGGAGCTGCTCGACAGCGGCCGGCCGTTCCCCCCGGGCGGCGAGCGAGTCGGCCGTCTCGTAGCCGCGCCCACCGCGGATCTGGATCAGCTCGTCGGCGATCCGCCAGGCCATCTCGCTGGCGTAGAGCTTGACCAGCGCCGCCTCGATCCGGATGTCGTTGCGGTCGTCGTCGGCGAGCATGCAGGACAGGTCGAGCATGGACTCCATGCCGTACGTGGTGGCGGTGATGAAGGCCAGCTTCTTCGCCACCGCCTCGTGCTCGCCCACCGGGCGGCCCCACTGGACCCGGTCCGCCGCCCACTCGCGGGCCACGTTGAGCGCCCACTTCCCGGCGCCGACGCACATGGCAGGCAGCGAGAGCCGGCCGGTGTTCAACGTGGTCAGCGCGATCTTGAGGCCCTTGCCCTCACCGCCGATCACGTTCTCCTTCGGCACGAACACGTCGTGGAACCGGGTGAGGCTGTTCTCCAGGCCGCGCAACCCGACGAAGGAGTTGCGCCGCTCCACGGTGATGCCGTCGCTGTCGCCCTCCACCACGAACGCGGTGATGCCGCCGCGCCGCCCCTCGCCGGCCGGCACCCGGGCCATCACCACCAGCAGCGTGGCGAGCGTGCCGTTCGTGGCCCAGAGCTTCACCCCGTTGAGCCGGTAGCCGGTGCCGTCGGCGGTCGGCTCGGCGGTGGTGGCGAGCCGGGCCGGGTCGGAGCCGACGTCCGGCTCGGTGAGCAGGAACGCGGAGACCTCACCGGCGGCGAGCCGGGGCAGGAACCGTTCCTTCTGCTCGGGCGTGCCGAACATCTTCAGCGGCTGCGGCACGCCGATCGACTGGTGCGCGGAGAGCAGCGCGCTGACCGCCGGGTTCACCGAGCCGACGAGCATCAGCGCCCGGCAGTAGTGCAGGTTACTCAGCCCCAGCCCGCCGTACTTACGGTCGATCTTCATGCCGAACGTGCCGAGCCCGGCCAGGCCGTGGAACACCTCGTCGGGGATGCGCGCGTCCCGCTCGATCGCCTCGCCGTCCACCTCGGACGTCAGGTACGCGC
It includes:
- a CDS encoding type IV toxin-antitoxin system AbiEi family antitoxin domain-containing protein, with amino-acid sequence MREQPPELSDLAERQQQIVTRTQLLGVGYDDMYLYRQTRRGLWQRVLPATYALVTGTLTDEQRRISAALYAGADAQLTGLAALIWYGFRHSPRTADVHLILPHHVRRRSAGHAVIARALELDPRARRTALYPVCSPARAVVDAARDLRRLRPVRATVAEAVQRGFTDLDSLDAEIRRARRSRTALIRKAFAEITDGVRSAPETELRECLGGSGVLGGILWNPRLSAADGTRLPTPDGYLADCAVALEVDSREYHLSPNDWARTLDRHNELSRYGVLILHFTPAQIRREPGRVRRMVEDAYAARRGLGAGTGVRAEPISPG
- a CDS encoding glycine--tRNA ligase produces the protein MPADRIDAVTSLAKRRGFVFPSSEIYGGTRSAWDYGPLGVELKENVRRQWWRTMVQQRDDVVGLDSAVILARKVWEASGHIAEFVDPLTECQSCHKRFRADHLEEAYEAKHGKPLTSLTELNCPNCGNKGTFTEPKMFNGLMKTYLGPVESDEGMHYLRPETAQGIFVNYKNVETVARKKPPFGIAQTGKSFRNEITPGNFIFRTREFEQMEMEFFVEPGTDEQWHEYWLSERWNWYLDLGLSEENLRFYEHPKEKLSHYSKRTVDIEYRFRFGGSEFAELEGIANRTDFDLATHSKHSGVDLSYFDQGKGERWMPYVIEPAAGLTRAVLAFLLEAYDEDEAPNTKGGVDKRTVMRFDPRLAPVKVAVLPLSRNEALSPKAKQLATDLRKRWVVEFDDSQAIGRRYRRQDEIGTPFCVTVDFDTLDDNAVTVRNRDTMTQERVSLDQVERYLIERLPGC
- a CDS encoding antibiotic biosynthesis monooxygenase family protein is translated as MLVTNRFVVEAETVDEFTRAAHAALAALAARPGYLRGELLRALDDPDHWVLITEWESVGAYRRALGGFDVKVTAVPLLARSVDEPSAYETLASAAPEGEIVVVASDRAAGPYR
- a CDS encoding DUF6703 family protein — encoded protein: MQRTQSPVLSRLARLNPTAVFLAALALVLVGLFAPGPAGGVLLLVLAGVLVWLMSVTWPVQAPATRMLRLVMLTLLIAVALAKLMVG
- a CDS encoding metal ABC transporter substrate-binding protein produces the protein MTVRAPRRILTAAAAALLAAAGLTACADGTGGASEPGRVDVVAAFYPLQFLAERIGGDTVAVSNLTKPGAEPHDLELNPRQVGQVVDADVVVYLSGFQPAVDEAVEQNGGDRAFDVAGVTPLRDAAAGGHDHDHEGEAGHAEEGGGKDPHVWLDPTRLATIGDKLAERLGKADPDHAADYTARAGALRTELTKLDTEYADGLRTCQRREIVTSHTAFGYLTERYQLEQIGISGLTPESEPSPKRLAEVAEEAREHQAGTIFFETLVSPKVAETIAREVGAKTAVLDPLEGPPADGDYLSAMRTNLQTLRTALDCS
- a CDS encoding metal ABC transporter ATP-binding protein produces the protein MTSPVIEIAHATVGYDGRPVLRDVSLTVTAGEVVAVLGANGSGKSTLVRAALGLVPVGAGSVALFGTPQRRFRQWHRIGYVPQRLGAGSGVPATVREVVASGRLARRGVLRPAGRADREAVAAALDAVGLGDRAGDPVSTLSGGQQQRTLIARALAGGPELLVLDEPTAGVDAASQEAFAGALRAFRDGGGTVVLVAHELGPLRPLISRAVVVHQGGIAHDGAVPEPAGHHADPDHEHVHPHCDEEPARLWTGI
- a CDS encoding metal ABC transporter permease, with the translated sequence MDLFQYDFMLRALVGALIIGLAAPALGIYLVQRRLALIGDGLGHVALTGVGAGLLLNRSPVLVAVIAATLGAVVIELVRAYGRTSGDLALALLFYGGIAGGVMLVGLSDASSGSLNAYLFGSLTTTSRTDLITIGVLGVVLLVTMLVLRPALFAVCHDEEYARVSGLPVRALNLLIAVGTAVTVTIAMRAVGVLLISALMVVPVATAQQVTRGFRSTMTAAMALGLFAAGTGVWVAATADTAPGASVVLVAIGSFLLVALAAAGVRALRRRVRADRATPPPEPVEHEVLLR
- a CDS encoding ArsR/SmtB family transcription factor; the protein is MTGTNGYDAFEGAGDLLRALSAPIRLAIVSELAEGERCVHELVEKLGAPQPLVSQHLRVLRGAGVVRGSRRGREIAYALVDDHVAHIVADAVSHAGEGSH
- a CDS encoding acyl-CoA dehydrogenase family protein: MTTTQNSRPESPDGAGPLPAEAGQVSEKEARQVAEAARESAWDRPSFGKELFLGRFRLDLIDPWPRPDPAEVARADEFLGSLRAYLTSEVDGEAIERDARIPDEVFHGLAGLGTFGMKIDRKYGGLGLSNLHYCRALMLVGSVNPAVSALLSAHQSIGVPQPLKMFGTPEQKERFLPRLAAGEVSAFLLTEPDVGSDPARLATTAEPTADGTGYRLNGVKLWATNGTLATLLVVMARVPAGEGRRGGITAFVVEGDSDGITVERRNSFVGLRGLENSLTRFHDVFVPKENVIGGEGKGLKIALTTLNTGRLSLPAMCVGAGKWALNVAREWAADRVQWGRPVGEHEAVAKKLAFITATTYGMESMLDLSCMLADDDRNDIRIEAALVKLYASEMAWRIADELIQIRGGRGYETADSLAARGERPAAVEQLLRDLRINRIFEGSTEIMHLLIAREAVDAHLSVAGDIIDPDAGLGRKAKAGARAGAFYARWLPTLAVGKGQTPGAYQEFGPLAGHLRHVERASRKLARSTFYAMSRWQGKMERKQAFLGRVVDIGAELFAMSAVCVRAYAERDAHPENVELADLFCRQARLRVDELFTGLWSNTDSVDVAAAKRIVAGRYASVEEGVVTPPADLPWVARWEPGPSTEQDVRRRIPPAG